A genome region from Micromonospora inyonensis includes the following:
- the recR gene encoding recombination mediator RecR has translation MYEGAIQDLIDELGRLPGVGPKSAQRIAFHVLSADPADVNRLAGALRKVKELVRFCTSCYNVAESEQCRICRDPRRTDEVLCVVEEPKDVVAIERTGEFRGRYHVLGGAINPLEGIGPDNLRIRELLARLGTGTVRELILATDPNTEGEATATYLALMVKPMGIAVTRLASGLPVGGDLEYADEITLGRAFEGRRAV, from the coding sequence ATGTACGAGGGTGCCATCCAGGATCTGATCGACGAGCTGGGACGGCTGCCGGGCGTCGGCCCGAAGAGCGCCCAGCGGATCGCCTTCCATGTCCTCTCCGCGGACCCGGCCGACGTCAACCGGCTGGCCGGGGCGTTGCGGAAGGTCAAGGAGCTGGTGCGGTTCTGCACGAGCTGCTACAACGTCGCCGAGTCCGAGCAGTGCCGGATCTGCCGCGACCCGCGCCGTACCGACGAGGTGCTCTGCGTGGTCGAGGAGCCCAAGGACGTCGTGGCGATCGAGCGGACCGGTGAGTTCCGGGGCCGCTACCACGTGCTCGGCGGGGCGATCAACCCGCTGGAGGGGATCGGCCCCGACAACCTGCGTATCCGGGAGCTGCTGGCCCGGCTCGGCACCGGCACCGTCCGGGAGTTGATCCTCGCCACCGACCCGAACACGGAGGGTGAGGCGACCGCGACCTACCTCGCGCTGATGGTCAAGCCGATGGGTATCGCGGTGACCCGGTTGGCCAGCGGCCTCCCCGTCGGCGGTGACCTGGAGTACGCCGACGAGATCACCCTGGGGCGCGCGTTCGAGGGCCGTCGCGCCGTCTGA
- a CDS encoding ABC transporter ATP-binding protein gives MTENEILVEVRDLKVHFPITRGVLFDRVVGHVKAVDGVDLDIPRGRTYGLVGESGCGKSTLGRALLQLTPPTGGKVTFDGIDLTRMAPNKLRGMRRRMQMIFQDPMSSLDPRQNVESILTEGLHAHGIGESRDERRRVISETLDAVGLPRWALSRYPHEFSGGQRQRIGIARALVLGPELIVADEPVSALDVSIQAQVVNLLDELQDNLGLTYLVIAHDLAVVRHISDVVGVMYLGALVEEAPSDRLYSEPLHPYTRALMSAVPVPDPDVEDRRERILLAGDLPSPANPPSGCRFHTRCPWAQPTRCAEERPVLRQIGRSRVACHWAERIASGELRPHRVDAELVRPADEGEAPGVVSAPTEPGSYV, from the coding sequence GTGACCGAGAACGAGATCCTCGTCGAGGTACGCGACCTTAAGGTGCACTTCCCGATCACCAGGGGCGTGCTCTTCGACCGGGTGGTCGGCCACGTCAAGGCGGTCGACGGGGTCGACCTGGACATCCCCCGGGGCCGGACGTACGGGCTGGTGGGGGAGTCCGGCTGCGGCAAGTCCACGCTCGGTCGGGCGCTGCTCCAGCTCACCCCGCCCACCGGTGGCAAGGTGACCTTCGACGGCATCGACCTGACCCGGATGGCCCCGAACAAGCTGCGCGGCATGCGCCGCCGGATGCAGATGATCTTCCAGGATCCGATGTCGAGCCTGGATCCCCGGCAGAACGTCGAGTCGATCCTCACCGAGGGGCTGCACGCCCACGGCATCGGCGAGAGCCGGGACGAGCGCCGGCGGGTCATCAGCGAGACGCTGGACGCGGTGGGGCTGCCCCGGTGGGCGCTCTCCCGCTACCCGCACGAGTTCTCCGGTGGCCAGCGGCAGCGCATCGGCATCGCCCGGGCACTGGTGCTCGGTCCCGAGCTGATCGTCGCCGACGAGCCGGTCTCCGCCCTGGACGTCTCGATCCAGGCGCAGGTGGTGAACCTCCTCGACGAACTCCAGGACAACCTCGGCCTCACCTACCTGGTGATCGCGCACGACCTCGCGGTGGTGCGGCACATCTCCGACGTGGTGGGCGTGATGTACCTGGGCGCGCTGGTCGAGGAGGCGCCGAGCGACCGGCTCTACAGTGAGCCGCTGCACCCGTACACCCGGGCGCTGATGTCGGCGGTACCGGTGCCCGACCCGGACGTGGAGGACCGGCGGGAGCGGATCCTGCTCGCCGGTGACCTGCCCTCGCCGGCCAACCCGCCGTCCGGCTGCCGGTTCCACACCCGCTGTCCGTGGGCGCAGCCGACGCGGTGCGCCGAGGAACGTCCGGTGCTGCGGCAGATCGGCCGGAGCCGGGTCGCCTGCCACTGGGCGGAGCGGATCGCCAGTGGCGAGCTGCGCCCGCACCGGGTGGACGCCGAACTCGTCCGCCCGGCCGACGAGGGCGAGGCACCCGGGGTGGTCTCCGCTCCCACCGAGCCAGGCTCGTACGTGTGA
- a CDS encoding DUF2332 domain-containing protein, giving the protein MSREQAAAAMEQQARACARMAAGLYADLLVRAAADVRAGGPCATVIRGYEDAPVDALVSVRLLGGVHALVLTGAAPELARYYPSAGGAYRPRDADACWAAFRDIVAGSPGPLRQWLRRPPQTNEVGRANLLLTGLLYALGERGALPVRLVELGASGGLNLRADRFRVEADGFAWGPADSPVRLPDAWRGPVPGWLRDAAGAYPEVTVVERLGCDPDPLDPADPADALALRAYLWPEHTARATRLAGALELAGRLPARVEASGAADFLAGVDPRPGTLTVIWHSVMRQYVPADEWRRVSAEIDRLAGGGAPVAHVSFEPGRADPARFQLRVRLDDRPERLLADAHPHGLPAWLP; this is encoded by the coding sequence ATGTCCCGGGAGCAGGCCGCCGCAGCCATGGAACAGCAGGCCCGCGCATGCGCGCGGATGGCCGCCGGGCTCTACGCCGACCTGCTCGTCCGGGCTGCCGCCGACGTCCGGGCCGGCGGGCCGTGCGCCACCGTCATCCGGGGGTACGAGGACGCGCCCGTTGACGCGCTCGTGTCGGTGCGCCTGCTCGGCGGGGTGCACGCCCTGGTGCTCACCGGGGCCGCCCCGGAGCTGGCCCGGTACTACCCGAGTGCCGGTGGGGCGTACCGGCCCCGGGACGCGGACGCCTGCTGGGCGGCGTTCCGGGACATCGTCGCCGGATCGCCGGGCCCGCTGCGGCAGTGGCTGCGCCGCCCGCCGCAGACCAACGAGGTCGGCCGGGCGAACCTGCTGCTCACCGGTCTGCTGTACGCCCTCGGCGAGCGGGGCGCCCTGCCGGTGCGCCTGGTCGAGCTGGGCGCGAGCGGCGGGCTGAACCTGCGCGCCGACCGGTTCCGGGTGGAGGCGGACGGCTTCGCCTGGGGACCGGCCGACTCCCCGGTCCGGCTACCCGACGCCTGGCGGGGCCCGGTGCCCGGCTGGCTCCGGGACGCCGCCGGGGCGTACCCGGAGGTGACCGTGGTGGAACGGCTGGGCTGCGACCCCGACCCGCTCGACCCGGCCGACCCGGCGGACGCGCTCGCGCTGCGGGCGTACCTCTGGCCGGAGCACACCGCCCGCGCGACGCGGCTGGCCGGCGCACTGGAGCTGGCCGGACGCCTACCGGCGCGGGTGGAGGCCAGCGGTGCCGCCGACTTCCTCGCCGGTGTCGATCCCCGTCCGGGCACGCTGACCGTGATCTGGCACTCGGTGATGCGGCAGTACGTGCCGGCCGACGAGTGGCGGCGGGTCAGCGCCGAGATCGACCGGCTGGCCGGCGGTGGCGCGCCGGTCGCGCACGTGTCGTTCGAGCCGGGCCGGGCGGACCCCGCCCGCTTCCAGCTGCGGGTACGGCTCGACGACCGGCCGGAACGGCTGCTCGCCGACGCCCACCCGCACGGCCTGCCCGCCTGGCTGCCCTAG
- a CDS encoding ABC transporter substrate-binding protein yields MRAPRSKAALAAVAAAALAVAGCAESDRGDDSGGSKKDTLVFGVAGDPKVLEPSFASDGESLRMARQVFETLVRPEEGGTKVTPGLAESWTPDAAGTTWTFKLRSGVKFHDGTDFNAEAVCVNFNRWYNSKGLMQSPDVTPYWQDVMGGFAKNEDPELPPSLFKSCTAKDATTVDLAFTRVSSKIPAALMLPSFSMHSPKALEQYDASNVGGTAEDIKYPSYAMEHPTGTGPFKFKSWDVANKTLTLERNEDYAGNKAKLKTLIFKTISDENARKQALRSGDIQGYDLVGPADVEPLKGEGFNVLTRPAFNILYLAINQKGNPKLADVKVRQAIAHALNRQALVDSKLPPGAKVAENFLPDTVEGWNGNVTKYDYNPEKAKALLAEAGATNLTLRFHYPTEVTRPYMPNPKDIFELLSADLQAVGITVQPIPLKWSPDYLNATTSGSAHDIHFLGWTGDYGDAYNFIGTFFDRPKDDWGFTNKALFDKFQKADTTVDMGARVELYKELNADIMTFLPGVPISHSPPAIVFGKDVTGVKASPLTDERYSTAEFKS; encoded by the coding sequence ATGCGTGCACCCAGGTCGAAGGCCGCGCTGGCGGCCGTCGCGGCCGCGGCCCTCGCGGTAGCAGGCTGCGCCGAGAGCGACCGCGGCGACGATTCCGGCGGTAGCAAGAAGGACACTCTCGTTTTCGGCGTCGCCGGAGACCCGAAGGTGCTCGAGCCCAGCTTTGCCAGCGACGGTGAGTCGCTGCGCATGGCGCGTCAGGTCTTCGAGACCCTGGTCCGTCCGGAGGAGGGCGGCACCAAGGTGACCCCCGGCCTGGCCGAGTCCTGGACCCCGGACGCGGCTGGCACGACCTGGACCTTCAAGCTCCGCTCTGGAGTGAAGTTCCATGACGGCACCGACTTCAACGCCGAGGCCGTCTGCGTCAACTTCAACCGCTGGTACAACTCCAAGGGTCTGATGCAGAGCCCGGACGTGACGCCGTACTGGCAGGACGTCATGGGCGGCTTTGCCAAGAACGAGGACCCGGAACTGCCGCCGAGCCTCTTCAAGTCCTGCACCGCCAAGGACGCCACCACGGTCGACCTGGCCTTCACCCGGGTCTCCAGCAAGATCCCGGCCGCCCTGATGCTGCCGTCGTTCTCCATGCACAGCCCCAAGGCGCTGGAGCAGTACGACGCGAGCAACGTCGGTGGCACCGCCGAGGACATCAAGTACCCCTCGTACGCGATGGAGCACCCGACCGGCACCGGTCCGTTCAAGTTCAAGTCCTGGGACGTCGCCAACAAGACGCTGACCCTGGAGCGCAACGAGGACTACGCCGGCAACAAGGCCAAGCTGAAGACCCTGATCTTCAAGACCATCTCCGACGAGAACGCGCGCAAGCAGGCGCTGCGCTCCGGCGACATCCAGGGCTACGACCTGGTCGGCCCGGCCGACGTCGAGCCGCTGAAGGGCGAGGGCTTCAACGTCCTGACCCGCCCGGCCTTCAACATCCTCTACCTGGCGATCAACCAGAAGGGGAACCCGAAGCTGGCCGACGTGAAGGTCCGGCAGGCCATCGCGCACGCCCTGAACCGGCAGGCGCTGGTCGACTCGAAGCTGCCCCCGGGCGCGAAGGTCGCGGAGAACTTCCTCCCGGACACCGTCGAGGGCTGGAACGGCAACGTCACCAAGTACGACTACAACCCGGAGAAGGCCAAGGCGCTGCTGGCCGAGGCGGGCGCGACGAACCTGACCCTGCGCTTCCACTACCCGACCGAGGTCACCCGGCCGTACATGCCGAACCCGAAGGACATCTTCGAGCTGCTCTCGGCGGACCTCCAGGCGGTCGGCATCACCGTCCAGCCGATCCCGCTGAAGTGGAGCCCGGACTACCTCAACGCCACCACCTCGGGCAGCGCGCACGACATCCACTTCCTCGGGTGGACCGGTGACTACGGCGACGCCTACAACTTCATCGGCACCTTCTTCGATCGGCCGAAGGACGACTGGGGCTTCACCAACAAGGCGCTGTTCGACAAGTTCCAGAAGGCCGACACCACCGTCGACATGGGCGCCCGGGTCGAGCTCTACAAGGAGCTGAACGCGGACATCATGACGTTCCTGCCGGGTGTGCCGATCTCGCACTCCCCGCCGGCGATCGTCTTCGGCAAGGACGTGACGGGCGTCAAGGCGAGCCCGCTCACCGACGAGCGGTACTCCACCGCCGAGTTCAAGTCCTGA
- a CDS encoding MFS transporter: MTTPTLRTGTAAGRGTLLAAILASGMVFLDATVVNVALPRLGEDLGATVADLQWTINGYALMLAAFVLLGGALGDRFGRRRLFLYGVVWFAVASALCGLAQGTGWLVVARILQGAGGALLTPGSLSVLQASFHPDDRGRAIGTWAGLSGFSTALGPLVGGWLIDTLSWRWIFLVNVVLAVPLVLVALRWMPESRDEDVSRRGAPGKRHRFDVLGALLGALGLAGVTYALIDAPGRGPTAAPVLGAALVGVVAAAAFVLVERRRGDGAMLPPTLFHSRRFTVLNVFTVAVYAALGGFSFFLAVHLQNVVGWSALRTGLATLPLTLLLLVGSARAGALAGRIGPRLPLAVGPVLAALGLLVLRGVGPGASYWTDVLPGVTLFGLGLTLVVAPLTASVLAAVADRFAGVASGFNNAASRVGGLLAVAALPLLVGLSGTGYEQAAELTHAYRGALLWSAGLLVAAALLAGLLLTGAPATGSAAAPEGRRD, encoded by the coding sequence ATGACCACCCCCACCCTGCGCACGGGCACTGCCGCCGGAAGGGGAACCCTGCTCGCCGCGATCCTCGCCTCCGGCATGGTCTTTCTGGACGCGACCGTGGTGAACGTGGCCCTGCCCCGGCTCGGTGAGGATCTCGGGGCGACCGTCGCCGATCTCCAATGGACGATAAACGGCTATGCGTTGATGCTGGCCGCGTTCGTCCTGCTCGGCGGGGCCCTCGGCGATCGCTTCGGACGCCGCAGGCTCTTCCTGTACGGCGTGGTCTGGTTCGCCGTCGCCTCGGCGCTCTGCGGCCTGGCCCAGGGCACCGGGTGGCTGGTCGTGGCCCGGATCCTCCAAGGGGCGGGTGGCGCGTTGCTCACCCCCGGCTCACTCTCGGTGCTCCAGGCGAGCTTCCATCCGGACGACCGGGGCCGGGCGATCGGCACCTGGGCCGGCCTCTCCGGCTTCTCCACCGCGCTCGGCCCGCTCGTCGGCGGATGGTTGATCGACACCCTCTCCTGGCGGTGGATCTTCCTGGTCAACGTGGTGCTCGCCGTGCCCCTGGTGCTGGTCGCGCTGCGGTGGATGCCGGAGAGCCGGGACGAGGACGTCTCCCGGCGCGGCGCGCCCGGAAAGCGCCACCGGTTCGACGTGCTCGGGGCGCTGCTCGGCGCGCTCGGCCTGGCCGGTGTCACGTACGCCCTGATCGACGCCCCCGGGCGTGGCCCGACCGCCGCGCCGGTACTGGGCGCGGCACTGGTGGGGGTGGTCGCCGCAGCGGCCTTCGTCCTCGTCGAGCGGCGACGCGGGGACGGGGCGATGCTCCCACCCACCCTGTTCCACAGCCGGCGCTTCACCGTGCTGAACGTGTTCACCGTGGCGGTGTACGCGGCGCTCGGTGGCTTCAGCTTCTTCCTCGCCGTCCACCTCCAGAACGTGGTCGGCTGGTCGGCGCTGCGGACCGGTCTGGCCACCCTGCCGCTGACCCTGCTGCTCCTGGTCGGCTCGGCGCGGGCCGGGGCGCTCGCCGGCCGGATCGGCCCCCGGCTGCCGTTGGCCGTCGGGCCGGTGCTCGCCGCCCTCGGTCTGCTGGTGCTGCGCGGGGTCGGGCCGGGTGCCTCGTACTGGACGGACGTGCTGCCCGGGGTGACCCTGTTCGGCCTGGGGCTCACCCTGGTCGTGGCGCCGCTGACCGCCTCGGTGCTGGCCGCGGTCGCCGACCGCTTCGCCGGGGTGGCCAGTGGCTTCAACAACGCCGCCTCCCGGGTCGGCGGGCTGCTGGCGGTGGCCGCGCTGCCGCTGCTGGTCGGCCTCTCCGGCACCGGCTACGAGCAGGCCGCCGAGCTGACCCATGCGTACCGGGGCGCACTGCTCTGGAGCGCGGGGCTGCTGGTGGCCGCCGCCCTGCTGGCCGGGCTCCTGCTGACCGGTGCCCCGGCCACCGGATCCGCCGCAGCCCCGGAGGGGAGGCGGGACTAG
- a CDS encoding ABC transporter permease, with protein MFRFIVRRLLQLIPTLFGLSILLFIWLRRLPGGPETAILGERGTPEMRAAIRRNLGLDEPILVQYGTFIRRMVRLDLGTSTSTKREVTTEFLQRFPGTVELTVMAMIIAIGVGIPLGYLAARRRGRLLDHLSVGGSLIGICIPVFFLAYVLKAIFAENLGWFPSSGRQDPTIEATRITNFFVLDGLMTREWDAAADALWHLVLPGLALASIPLAIIVRITRASVLEVLGEDFVRTAEAKGLTENVVRRRHVLRNAMLPVATSIGLLAGGLLSGAVLTETVFAFSGIGAFVAESISQRDYPVLMGFILIIAVVYVLVNLIVDLSYSLIDPRVRVR; from the coding sequence GTGTTCCGGTTCATCGTCAGACGCCTGCTCCAGCTGATACCCACGCTGTTCGGGCTCTCCATCCTGCTCTTCATCTGGTTGCGCCGACTGCCCGGCGGTCCGGAGACCGCGATCCTCGGTGAGCGGGGCACACCCGAGATGCGCGCCGCGATCCGCCGCAACCTCGGTCTCGACGAGCCGATCCTGGTGCAGTACGGCACGTTCATCCGCCGCATGGTCCGGCTCGACCTCGGCACCTCGACCTCCACCAAGCGGGAGGTCACCACCGAGTTCCTCCAGCGCTTCCCCGGTACCGTCGAGCTGACCGTGATGGCCATGATCATCGCGATCGGCGTCGGCATCCCGCTGGGCTACCTGGCCGCCCGCCGTCGCGGCCGGCTCCTCGACCACCTGTCGGTCGGCGGCTCGCTGATCGGTATCTGCATCCCGGTCTTCTTCCTGGCCTACGTGCTCAAGGCGATCTTCGCGGAGAACCTGGGCTGGTTCCCCTCCAGCGGCCGGCAGGACCCGACCATCGAGGCGACCCGGATCACCAACTTCTTCGTCCTCGACGGACTGATGACCCGCGAGTGGGACGCCGCCGCGGACGCGCTCTGGCACCTGGTGCTCCCCGGTCTCGCGCTGGCGAGCATCCCGCTGGCCATCATCGTCCGGATCACCCGGGCCAGCGTCCTGGAGGTGCTCGGCGAGGACTTCGTCCGGACCGCCGAGGCCAAGGGCCTGACCGAGAACGTGGTCCGGCGGCGGCACGTGCTGCGTAACGCCATGCTCCCGGTGGCCACCTCGATCGGCCTGCTCGCCGGCGGTCTGCTCTCCGGTGCGGTGCTCACCGAGACCGTCTTCGCCTTCAGCGGCATCGGGGCGTTCGTCGCCGAGTCGATCAGCCAGCGCGACTACCCCGTACTCATGGGCTTCATCCTGATCATCGCGGTGGTGTACGTGCTGGTGAACCTGATAGTCGACCTCTCCTACAGCCTGATCGACCCGAGGGTGAGGGTGCGATGA
- a CDS encoding YbaB/EbfC family nucleoid-associated protein, with amino-acid sequence MQQMLKQAQKMQQQIAQAQAELAEAELTGTAGGGLVTATVSGSGELKAIRIDPKAVDPEDVETLEDLVVAAVHNATEAARELTEQKMGPVTGGMGGLGLPGF; translated from the coding sequence ATGCAGCAGATGCTGAAGCAGGCGCAGAAGATGCAGCAGCAGATCGCCCAGGCCCAGGCCGAGCTGGCCGAGGCGGAGCTGACCGGCACTGCCGGCGGTGGCCTGGTCACCGCGACCGTCTCCGGCTCCGGTGAGCTCAAGGCGATCCGGATCGACCCGAAGGCGGTCGACCCGGAGGACGTGGAGACCCTGGAGGACCTCGTCGTCGCGGCCGTGCACAACGCCACCGAGGCCGCCCGGGAGCTGACCGAGCAGAAGATGGGCCCGGTCACCGGCGGCATGGGTGGCCTCGGCCTGCCCGGGTTCTGA
- a CDS encoding HNH endonuclease family protein, translating to MSSPRTRTGPRALAATAFVAVLALGAAGCGTVAEPDAPPPGSGGNASEKLETLTVAKAGSMRGYSRERFPHWRDTGKNCDVRDSVLERDGSDIKRSGCNVVAGRWESVYDNRAFTDPSDVDVDHMVPLANAWRSGAAEWDDTQRGEFANDLTRPQLIAVSASSNRAKGDQDPSQWKPANRSYWCQYAESWVTVKHHWQLSVTSAEKAALADMLEECV from the coding sequence GTGTCGTCTCCACGTACCAGAACAGGACCCCGTGCCCTCGCGGCGACCGCGTTCGTCGCGGTGCTCGCTCTCGGCGCCGCCGGCTGCGGCACCGTGGCGGAACCGGACGCCCCGCCCCCCGGCAGCGGCGGCAACGCCAGCGAGAAGCTGGAGACCCTGACCGTGGCGAAGGCCGGTTCGATGCGGGGCTACAGCCGGGAACGGTTCCCGCACTGGCGGGACACCGGCAAGAACTGCGACGTCCGGGACAGCGTCCTCGAGCGGGACGGCAGCGACATCAAACGCTCCGGCTGCAACGTGGTCGCCGGCCGCTGGGAGAGCGTGTACGACAACCGCGCCTTCACCGACCCGTCCGACGTGGACGTCGACCACATGGTGCCGTTGGCGAACGCGTGGCGCTCGGGCGCGGCCGAGTGGGACGACACGCAGCGGGGCGAGTTCGCCAACGACCTGACCCGGCCGCAGCTCATCGCGGTTTCGGCCTCCTCCAACCGGGCAAAGGGTGACCAGGACCCGTCGCAGTGGAAGCCGGCGAACCGTTCGTACTGGTGCCAGTACGCCGAGAGCTGGGTGACGGTCAAGCACCACTGGCAGCTCTCGGTGACCAGCGCCGAGAAGGCCGCCCTGGCGGACATGTTGGAGGAGTGCGTGTGA
- a CDS encoding ABC transporter permease, which translates to MTVTTGKKRDKIDRLAELAAVRDDERGVSLWQEAFRRLRRNPAAIVGAVILALFVLVAVVGPFFVPYGATESIGIREGVVKSGQGIIPGPSGDHWLGYDHQGRDVFSRMVVGARQTLLVGVVSTLIGLAVGALIGGIAGASAGLGGRWGRWVDSTLMRFVDMLLALPSLLLAVSVAALLGASLTTVMIAVGVVSVPVFARLLRGSMISQSNSDYVLAATSLGVKRSRIALTHVVPNSLAPVIVQATLTLATAIIEAAALSFLGLGNPDSTIPEWGVMLADAQPYLGIRPALAIYPAVGIIVTALGFTLLGEAMREALDPKLRK; encoded by the coding sequence ATGACCGTCACCACGGGCAAGAAGCGCGACAAGATCGACCGGCTCGCCGAACTCGCGGCCGTCCGCGACGACGAGCGTGGTGTCAGCCTCTGGCAGGAGGCGTTCCGGCGGCTGCGCCGCAACCCCGCCGCCATCGTCGGCGCGGTGATCCTGGCCCTCTTCGTCCTGGTCGCGGTCGTCGGGCCGTTCTTCGTGCCGTACGGGGCGACCGAGTCGATCGGCATCCGGGAGGGTGTGGTCAAGTCCGGGCAGGGCATCATCCCCGGCCCCTCCGGTGACCACTGGCTCGGCTACGACCACCAGGGTCGGGACGTGTTCAGCCGGATGGTCGTCGGCGCCCGGCAGACGTTGCTGGTCGGCGTGGTCTCCACGCTGATCGGGCTCGCGGTCGGCGCGCTGATCGGCGGCATCGCCGGGGCCTCCGCCGGCCTCGGCGGGCGCTGGGGCCGCTGGGTGGACAGCACCCTGATGCGCTTCGTCGACATGCTGCTGGCCCTGCCCAGCCTGCTGCTGGCGGTGAGCGTCGCCGCGCTGCTCGGGGCGAGCCTCACCACCGTGATGATCGCGGTCGGCGTGGTCTCGGTGCCGGTCTTCGCCCGGCTGCTGCGCGGCTCGATGATCTCCCAGTCCAACAGTGACTACGTGCTGGCGGCGACCTCCCTCGGGGTGAAGCGGTCGCGGATCGCGCTGACCCACGTGGTGCCGAACTCGCTCGCCCCGGTGATCGTCCAGGCCACGCTGACGCTGGCCACCGCGATCATCGAGGCCGCCGCACTCTCCTTCCTCGGCCTGGGCAACCCCGACTCGACGATCCCCGAGTGGGGGGTGATGCTCGCCGACGCGCAGCCGTACCTGGGCATCCGGCCGGCGCTGGCGATCTACCCGGCGGTCGGCATCATCGTCACCGCCCTCGGCTTCACCCTCCTCGGTGAGGCGATGCGCGAGGCACTCGACCCGAAGCTGCGGAAGTAG
- a CDS encoding ABC transporter ATP-binding protein — protein sequence MALLDVDDLSVTFSRRGQRTVHAVDGVSFSVDAGEVVGLVGESGCGKSVTSLAIMGLLPKQRGTRIGGKAVFDGTDLIQLDDRSRRDIRGRDVAMIFQDPLSSLNPVIPIGLQVTEVLTRHRGMKGDAAAKEAADLLDRVGIPDPRRRLKEYPHQLSGGMRQRALIAMAVACKPRLLIADEPTTALDVTIQAQILELLKELVRDSGTALVMITHDLGVVAGMCDTINVLYGGRVVETARRRPLFAQPRHPYTVGLLGSVPRLDAGRGERLTPIPGSVRDLLPWPDGCAFAPRCARRIDACVGEPPEMVPTHDGRSYRCVNPAPLPGSAPAVPGDIRREEDKA from the coding sequence ATGGCACTGCTCGACGTGGACGACCTCAGCGTCACGTTCTCCCGTCGCGGCCAACGCACCGTGCACGCCGTCGACGGGGTCTCCTTCTCGGTCGACGCGGGCGAGGTGGTCGGCCTGGTCGGCGAGTCCGGCTGCGGCAAGAGCGTCACCTCGCTGGCGATCATGGGTCTGCTGCCGAAGCAGCGTGGCACCCGGATCGGTGGCAAGGCCGTCTTCGACGGCACCGACCTGATCCAGCTCGACGACCGGTCCCGGCGCGACATCCGGGGCCGGGACGTAGCGATGATCTTCCAGGACCCGCTCTCCTCGCTGAACCCGGTGATCCCGATCGGGCTCCAGGTGACCGAGGTGCTCACCCGGCACCGGGGCATGAAGGGGGACGCGGCGGCGAAGGAGGCCGCCGATCTGCTCGACCGGGTCGGCATCCCCGACCCGCGACGGCGGCTCAAGGAGTACCCGCACCAGCTCTCCGGCGGGATGCGTCAGCGTGCCCTGATCGCCATGGCGGTGGCCTGCAAGCCCCGGCTGCTGATCGCCGACGAGCCGACCACCGCCCTCGACGTGACGATCCAGGCGCAGATCCTGGAGTTGCTCAAGGAACTGGTCCGCGACTCGGGCACCGCACTGGTGATGATCACCCACGACCTCGGCGTGGTCGCCGGCATGTGCGACACGATCAACGTGCTCTACGGCGGTCGGGTGGTGGAGACCGCCCGCCGCCGGCCGCTGTTCGCCCAGCCCCGGCACCCGTACACGGTGGGTCTGCTCGGTTCGGTCCCGCGCCTGGACGCCGGGCGCGGCGAGCGTCTCACCCCCATCCCCGGCTCGGTCCGCGACCTGCTGCCCTGGCCGGATGGGTGCGCGTTCGCCCCACGCTGCGCCCGGCGGATCGACGCCTGCGTCGGGGAGCCGCCCGAGATGGTGCCGACCCACGACGGCCGTAGCTACCGTTGCGTCAACCCGGCCCCGCTGCCGGGCAGCGCACCGGCGGTGCCCGGCGACATCCGCCGCGAGGAGGACAAGGCGTGA